A window from Citrus sinensis cultivar Valencia sweet orange chromosome 3, DVS_A1.0, whole genome shotgun sequence encodes these proteins:
- the LOC102608242 gene encoding extensin-2-like isoform X5, producing MAIPGGNPPRGQFWPHFAVALLAIIVVVSSNVVSVSADGYSYASPPPPPYEYKSPPPPEKSPPYEYKSPPPPEKSPPYEYKSPPPPEKSPPPPYEYKSPPPPEKSPPPPYEYKSPPPPEKYPPPPYEYKSPPPPEKSPPPPYYYESPPPPEKSPPPPPYYYKSPPPPEKSPPPPYYYKSPPPPEKYPSPHYYYKSPPPPSPSPPPPYYYKSPPPPEKSPPPPYYYKSPPPPENSPPPPYYYKSPPPPEKSPPPPYYYKSPPPPEKHLPPPYYYKSPPPPEKSPPPPYYYKSPPPPVKYPPPPYYYKSPPPPSPYPPPPYYYKSPPPPSPLPHPPYYYKSPPPPVKYPPPPYYYKSPPPPTHYVSPPYYYHSPPPPAPYPHPHPHPHTFVVKVVGKVYCFRCYDWEYPEKSHDKKHLKGAVVEVTCEVGDKKIKAYGKTKINGKYSITVEGFDYGKYGAKACKAKLHMAPKGSPCNIPTDLHWGKKGAKLKVKSKTDYEVVLYAKPFAYAPKTPYEECEKHKPEPTPAPYYYKSPPPPPPTYIYKSPPPPPYYYKSPPPPVKYPPPYYYKSPPPPVKYPPSPYYYKSPPPPSPSPYYYKSPPPPTYSPPPYYYKSPPPPVYSHPPPYYYKSPPPPVYSPPPYYYKSPPPPVYSPPPPYYYKSPPPPVYSPPPYYYKSPPPPVHSPPPPYYYKSPPPPSPSPPPPYYYKSPPPPIKYPTPPYYYKSPPPPVYSSPPPYYYKSPPPPVHSPPPPYYYKSPPPPVHSPPPPYYYKSPPPPSPSPPPPYYYKSPPPPVYSPPPPYYYKSPPPPSPSPPPPYYYKSPPPPVHIPAPYYYKSPPPPVYSSPPPYYYKSPPPPVYSPPPPYYYKSPPPPVYSPPPPYYYKSPPPPVYSPPPPYYYKSPPPPVYSPPPPYYYKSPPPPVHSPPPPYYYKSPPPPVHSPPPPYYYKSPPPPVYSPPPPYYYKSPPPPSPSPPPPYYYHSPPPPVHSPPPPYYYKSPPPPSPSPPPPYYYHSPPPPVHSPPPPYYYKSPPPPSPSPPPPYYYHSPPPPVKSPPPPVYNYASPPPPY from the exons ATGGCGATTCCGGGCGGAAACCCGCCTCGGGGTCAGTTTTGGCCCCATTTTGCAGTGGCATTGCTGGCCATTATAGTTGTTGTTTCAAGTAATGTAGTTTCAGTATCTGCTGATGGCTACTCTTATGCTTCTCCACCACCCCCACCTTATGAATATaaatcaccaccaccaccggAAAAATCTCCACCTTATGAGTATAagtcaccaccaccacctgAAAAATCTCCACCTTATGAGTACAAGTCACCTCCACCACCTGAAAAATCTCCACCACCACCTTATGAGTACAAGTCACCTCCACCACCCGAAAAATCTCCACCACCACCTTACGAGTACAAGTCACCTCCACCACCCGAAAAATATCCTCCACCACCTTATGAGTACAAGTCTCCTCCACCGCCCGAAAAGTCTCCACCTCCGCCTTACTACTACGAGTCTCCTCCACCTCCTGAGAAATCACCACCACCCCCACCTTACTACTACAAGTCTCCCCCACCACCCGAAAAGTCTCCACCTCCACCATACTACTACAAGTCCCCCCCGCCACCTGAAAAATATCCATCCCCACATTACTACTACAAGTCTCCCCCACCACCATCTCCTTCACCACCTCCAC CTTACTACTACAAGTCTCCTCCACCACCCGAGAAATCTCCGCCACCACCGTACTACTACAAGTCTCCCCCACCACCTGAAAACTCTCCACCCCCACCTTACTACTATAAGTCTCCTCCTCCCCCCGAAAAATCTCCACCACCACCTTACTACTATAAGTCTCCCCCACCACCCGAAAAGCATCTACCCCCACCTTACTACTATAAGTCTCCACCCCCACCCGAGAAATCTCCACCGCCACCTTACTACTACAAGTCTCCACCACCTCCCGTGAAATATCCTCCACCGCCCTACTACTATAAATCTCCACCACCACCTTCACCATATCCTCCACCACCATACTATTACAAgtctccaccaccaccatctcCTTTACCACATCCTCCATACTACTACAAATCTCCACCTCCCCCGGTTAAGTATCCACCACCTCCTTACTACTATAAGTCTCCTCCACCACCCACGCATTACGTCTCACCGCCGTACTACTACCATTCTCCGCCACCACCTGCGCCATACCCTCACCCTCATCCACATCCCCACACTTTTGTGGTGAAGGTTGTTGGAAAAGTATACTGTTTCAGATGTTACGACTGGGAGTATCCGGAGAAGTCACATGACAAGAAACATCTTAAAG GTGCTGTAGTTGAAGTGACATGCGAGGTTGGTGACAAGAAAATCAAGGCATATGGAAAGACGAAGATCAACGGCAAATACAGCATCACAGTCGAAGGTTTTGATTACGGCAAATATGGAGCCAAAGCATGCAAGGCCAAGCTCCATATGGCACCAAAGGGTTCACCATGCAATATTCCCACTGACTTGCACTGGGGTAAAAAGGGAGCCAAACTTAAAGTCAAGTCGAAGACTGATTATGAAGTTGTGCTCTACGCCAAGCCATTTGCTTATGCTCCTAAGACTCCTTATGAGGAATGTGAGAAGCACAAGCCTGAGCCTACCCCCGCTCCTTATTACTACAAGTCACCGCCTCCACCGCCACCAACTTACATTTATAAGtctcctccacctccaccatATTATTACAAGTCTCCACCACCTCCTGTGAAATACCCACCACCTTATTACTATAAATCTCCCCCACCTCCTGTAAAATACCCACCGTCGCCTTATTACTATAAGTCTCCGCCACCACCATCTCCATCACCATATTACTATAAGTCTCCACCGCCACCAACTTACTCTCCTCCCCCATACTATTATAAGTCTCCACCTCCACCAGTCTATTCCCATCCCCCACCGTACTACTACAAGTCTCCTCCACCACCAGTTTATTCACCACCACCATACTACTATAAATCCCCACCACCACCGGTCTACTCACCTCCACCACCATACTATTACAAGTCTCCTCCCCCACCTGTCTACTCACCTCCACCATACTACTACAAATCTCCACCACCTCCAGTCCACTCACCTCCACCACCATATTACTATAAATCTCCACCACCTCCTTCACCCTCACCACCACCACCCTATTATTACAAATCCCCTCCACCTCCAATAAAGTATCCGACACCACCTTACTATTATAAATCTCCACCACCACCGGTCTATTCTTCTCCTCCACCGTATTACTACAAGTCACCTCCACCACCTGTCCACTCACCACCACCGCCATACTACTATAAATCACCTCCACCACCAGTCCACTCTCCTCCACCACCTTACTACTATAAATCTCCGCCACCTCCATCGCCATCTCCTCCACCTCCATACTATTATAAATCACCTCCACCACCAGTCTATTCACCCCCACCACCATACTACTACAAGTCTCCACCACCACCTTCACCATCCCCTCCACCTCCCTACTATTACAAGTCACCACCACCGCCAGTCCACATACCTGCCCCATACTATTACAAATCACCTCCACCACCAGTCTACTCATCTCCACCGCCTTACTACTACAAGTCACCCCCTCCTCCCGTTTACTCACCTCCGCCACCTTACTACTACAAGTCACCACCCCCTCCAGTTTACTCGCCTCCGCCACCGTACTACTACAAGTCACCGCCCCCTCCAGTTTACTCGCCTCCGCCACCGTACTACTACAAGTCACCGCCCCCTCCAGTTTACTCGCCTCCGCCACCATACTACTACAAATCCCCGCCACCACCAGTCCACTCTCCTCCACCTCCATACTACTACAAATCCCCGCCACCTCCAGTCCACTCTCCTCCTCCACCCTACTACTACAAATCCCCGCCACCACCAGTCTACTCTCCTCCCCCGCCCTACTACTACAAATCCCCACCACCTCCGTCGCCATCTCCTCCACCCCCATACTATTACCACTCTCCTCCCCCTCCAGTCCACTCACCTCCACCACCATACTATTACAAGTCCCCACCACCTCCGTCACCATCTCCTCCACCTCCGTACTATTACCACTCTCCTCCCCCACCAGTCCACTCGCCTCCACCACCGTACTATTACAAATCCCCACCACCTCCATCACCATCCCCACCACCTCCATACTACTACCACTCTCCTCCCCCACCTGTGAAGTCACCTCCACCACCAGTTTACAATTATGCATCTCCACCACCACCCTACTAA
- the LOC102608242 gene encoding extensin-2-like isoform X8 — MAIPGGNPPRGQFWPHFAVALLAIIVVVSSNVVSVSADGYSYASPPPPPYEYKSPPPPEKSPPYEYKSPPPPEKSPPYEYKSPPPPEKSPPPPYEYKSPPPPEKSPPPPYEYKSPPPPEKYPPPPYEYKSPPPPEKSPPPPYYYESPPPPEKSPPPPPYYYKSPPPPEKSPPPPYYYKSPPPPEKYPSPHYYYKSPPPPSPSPPPPYYYKSPPPPEKSPPPPYYYKSPPPPEKSPPPPYYYKSPPPPEKHLPPPYYYKSPPPPEKSPPPPYYYKSPPPPVKYPPPPYYYKSPPPPSPYPPPPYYYKSPPPPSPLPHPPYYYKSPPPPVKYPPPPYYYKSPPPPTHYVSPPYYYHSPPPPAPYPHPHPHPHTFVVKVVGKVYCFRCYDWEYPEKSHDKKHLKGAVVEVTCEVGDKKIKAYGKTKINGKYSITVEGFDYGKYGAKACKAKLHMAPKGSPCNIPTDLHWGKKGAKLKVKSKTDYEVVLYAKPFAYAPKTPYEECEKHKPEPTPAPYYYKSPPPPPPTYIYKSPPPPPYYYKSPPPPVKYPPPYYYKSPPPPVKYPPSPYYYKSPPPPSPSPYYYKSPPPPTYSPPPYYYKSPPPPVYSHPPPYYYKSPPPPVYSPPPYYYKSPPPPVYSPPPPYYYKSPPPPVYSPPPYYYKSPPPPVHSPPPPYYYKSPPPPSPSPPPPYYYKSPPPPIKYPTPPYYYKSPPPPVYSSPPPYYYKSPPPPVHSPPPPYYYKSPPPPVHSPPPPYYYKSPPPPSPSPPPPYYYKSPPPPVYSPPPPYYYKSPPPPSPSPPPPYYYKSPPPPVHIPAPYYYKSPPPPVYSSPPPYYYKSPPPPVYSPPPPYYYKSPPPPVYSPPPPYYYKSPPPPVYSPPPPYYYKSPPPPVYSPPPPYYYKSPPPPVHSPPPPYYYKSPPPPVHSPPPPYYYKSPPPPVYSPPPPYYYKSPPPPSPSPPPPYYYHSPPPPVHSPPPPYYYKSPPPPSPSPPPPYYYHSPPPPVHSPPPPYYYKSPPPPSPSPPPPYYYHSPPPPVKSPPPPVYNYASPPPPY, encoded by the exons ATGGCGATTCCGGGCGGAAACCCGCCTCGGGGTCAGTTTTGGCCCCATTTTGCAGTGGCATTGCTGGCCATTATAGTTGTTGTTTCAAGTAATGTAGTTTCAGTATCTGCTGATGGCTACTCTTATGCTTCTCCACCACCCCCACCTTATGAATATaaatcaccaccaccaccggAAAAATCTCCACCTTATGAGTATAagtcaccaccaccacctgAAAAATCTCCACCTTATGAGTACAAGTCACCTCCACCACCTGAAAAATCTCCACCACCACCTTATGAGTACAAGTCACCTCCACCACCCGAAAAATCTCCACCACCACCTTACGAGTACAAGTCACCTCCACCACCCGAAAAATATCCTCCACCACCTTATGAGTACAAGTCTCCTCCACCGCCCGAAAAGTCTCCACCTCCGCCTTACTACTACGAGTCTCCTCCACCTCCTGAGAAATCACCACCACCCCCACCTTACTACTACAAGTCTCCCCCACCACCCGAAAAGTCTCCACCTCCACCATACTACTACAAGTCCCCCCCGCCACCTGAAAAATATCCATCCCCACATTACTACTACAAGTCTCCCCCACCACCATCTCCTTCACCACCTCCACCTTACTACTACAAGTCGCCTCCACCACCCGAGAAATCTCCGCCACCACCGTACTACTACAAGTCTCCCCCACCACCTGAAAAATCTCCACCCCCAC CTTACTACTATAAGTCTCCCCCACCACCCGAAAAGCATCTACCCCCACCTTACTACTATAAGTCTCCACCCCCACCCGAGAAATCTCCACCGCCACCTTACTACTACAAGTCTCCACCACCTCCCGTGAAATATCCTCCACCGCCCTACTACTATAAATCTCCACCACCACCTTCACCATATCCTCCACCACCATACTATTACAAgtctccaccaccaccatctcCTTTACCACATCCTCCATACTACTACAAATCTCCACCTCCCCCGGTTAAGTATCCACCACCTCCTTACTACTATAAGTCTCCTCCACCACCCACGCATTACGTCTCACCGCCGTACTACTACCATTCTCCGCCACCACCTGCGCCATACCCTCACCCTCATCCACATCCCCACACTTTTGTGGTGAAGGTTGTTGGAAAAGTATACTGTTTCAGATGTTACGACTGGGAGTATCCGGAGAAGTCACATGACAAGAAACATCTTAAAG GTGCTGTAGTTGAAGTGACATGCGAGGTTGGTGACAAGAAAATCAAGGCATATGGAAAGACGAAGATCAACGGCAAATACAGCATCACAGTCGAAGGTTTTGATTACGGCAAATATGGAGCCAAAGCATGCAAGGCCAAGCTCCATATGGCACCAAAGGGTTCACCATGCAATATTCCCACTGACTTGCACTGGGGTAAAAAGGGAGCCAAACTTAAAGTCAAGTCGAAGACTGATTATGAAGTTGTGCTCTACGCCAAGCCATTTGCTTATGCTCCTAAGACTCCTTATGAGGAATGTGAGAAGCACAAGCCTGAGCCTACCCCCGCTCCTTATTACTACAAGTCACCGCCTCCACCGCCACCAACTTACATTTATAAGtctcctccacctccaccatATTATTACAAGTCTCCACCACCTCCTGTGAAATACCCACCACCTTATTACTATAAATCTCCCCCACCTCCTGTAAAATACCCACCGTCGCCTTATTACTATAAGTCTCCGCCACCACCATCTCCATCACCATATTACTATAAGTCTCCACCGCCACCAACTTACTCTCCTCCCCCATACTATTATAAGTCTCCACCTCCACCAGTCTATTCCCATCCCCCACCGTACTACTACAAGTCTCCTCCACCACCAGTTTATTCACCACCACCATACTACTATAAATCCCCACCACCACCGGTCTACTCACCTCCACCACCATACTATTACAAGTCTCCTCCCCCACCTGTCTACTCACCTCCACCATACTACTACAAATCTCCACCACCTCCAGTCCACTCACCTCCACCACCATATTACTATAAATCTCCACCACCTCCTTCACCCTCACCACCACCACCCTATTATTACAAATCCCCTCCACCTCCAATAAAGTATCCGACACCACCTTACTATTATAAATCTCCACCACCACCGGTCTATTCTTCTCCTCCACCGTATTACTACAAGTCACCTCCACCACCTGTCCACTCACCACCACCGCCATACTACTATAAATCACCTCCACCACCAGTCCACTCTCCTCCACCACCTTACTACTATAAATCTCCGCCACCTCCATCGCCATCTCCTCCACCTCCATACTATTATAAATCACCTCCACCACCAGTCTATTCACCCCCACCACCATACTACTACAAGTCTCCACCACCACCTTCACCATCCCCTCCACCTCCCTACTATTACAAGTCACCACCACCGCCAGTCCACATACCTGCCCCATACTATTACAAATCACCTCCACCACCAGTCTACTCATCTCCACCGCCTTACTACTACAAGTCACCCCCTCCTCCCGTTTACTCACCTCCGCCACCTTACTACTACAAGTCACCACCCCCTCCAGTTTACTCGCCTCCGCCACCGTACTACTACAAGTCACCGCCCCCTCCAGTTTACTCGCCTCCGCCACCGTACTACTACAAGTCACCGCCCCCTCCAGTTTACTCGCCTCCGCCACCATACTACTACAAATCCCCGCCACCACCAGTCCACTCTCCTCCACCTCCATACTACTACAAATCCCCGCCACCTCCAGTCCACTCTCCTCCTCCACCCTACTACTACAAATCCCCGCCACCACCAGTCTACTCTCCTCCCCCGCCCTACTACTACAAATCCCCACCACCTCCGTCGCCATCTCCTCCACCCCCATACTATTACCACTCTCCTCCCCCTCCAGTCCACTCACCTCCACCACCATACTATTACAAGTCCCCACCACCTCCGTCACCATCTCCTCCACCTCCGTACTATTACCACTCTCCTCCCCCACCAGTCCACTCGCCTCCACCACCGTACTATTACAAATCCCCACCACCTCCATCACCATCCCCACCACCTCCATACTACTACCACTCTCCTCCCCCACCTGTGAAGTCACCTCCACCACCAGTTTACAATTATGCATCTCCACCACCACCCTACTAA
- the LOC102608242 gene encoding extensin-2-like isoform X3 yields MAIPGGNPPRGQFWPHFAVALLAIIVVVSSNVVSVSADGYSYASPPPPPYEYKSPPPPEKSPPYEYKSPPPPEKSPPYEYKSPPPPEKSPPPPYEYKSPPPPEKYPPPPYEYKSPPPPEKSPPPPYYYESPPPPEKSPPPPPYYYKSPPPPEKSPPPPYYYKSPPPPEKYPSPHYYYKSPPPPSPSPPPPYYYKSPPPPEKSPPPPYYYKSPPPPEKSPPPPYYYKSPPPPEKSPPPPYYYKSPPPPENSPPPPYYYKSPPPPEKSPPPPYYYKSPPPPEKHLPPPYYYKSPPPPEKSPPPPYYYKSPPPPVKYPPPPYYYKSPPPPSPYPPPPYYYKSPPPPSPLPHPPYYYKSPPPPVKYPPPPYYYKSPPPPTHYVSPPYYYHSPPPPAPYPHPHPHPHTFVVKVVGKVYCFRCYDWEYPEKSHDKKHLKGAVVEVTCEVGDKKIKAYGKTKINGKYSITVEGFDYGKYGAKACKAKLHMAPKGSPCNIPTDLHWGKKGAKLKVKSKTDYEVVLYAKPFAYAPKTPYEECEKHKPEPTPAPYYYKSPPPPPPTYIYKSPPPPPYYYKSPPPPVKYPPPYYYKSPPPPVKYPPSPYYYKSPPPPSPSPYYYKSPPPPTYSPPPYYYKSPPPPVYSHPPPYYYKSPPPPVYSPPPYYYKSPPPPVYSPPPPYYYKSPPPPVYSPPPYYYKSPPPPVHSPPPPYYYKSPPPPSPSPPPPYYYKSPPPPIKYPTPPYYYKSPPPPVYSSPPPYYYKSPPPPVHSPPPPYYYKSPPPPVHSPPPPYYYKSPPPPSPSPPPPYYYKSPPPPVYSPPPPYYYKSPPPPSPSPPPPYYYKSPPPPVHIPAPYYYKSPPPPVYSSPPPYYYKSPPPPVYSPPPPYYYKSPPPPVYSPPPPYYYKSPPPPVYSPPPPYYYKSPPPPVYSPPPPYYYKSPPPPVHSPPPPYYYKSPPPPVHSPPPPYYYKSPPPPVYSPPPPYYYKSPPPPSPSPPPPYYYHSPPPPVHSPPPPYYYKSPPPPSPSPPPPYYYHSPPPPVHSPPPPYYYKSPPPPSPSPPPPYYYHSPPPPVKSPPPPVYNYASPPPPY; encoded by the exons ATGGCGATTCCGGGCGGAAACCCGCCTCGGGGTCAGTTTTGGCCCCATTTTGCAGTGGCATTGCTGGCCATTATAGTTGTTGTTTCAAGTAATGTAGTTTCAGTATCTGCTGATGGCTACTCTTATGCTTCTCCACCACCCCCACCTTATGAATATaaatcaccaccaccaccggAAAAATCTCCACCTTATGAGTATAagtcaccaccaccacctgAAAAATCTCCACCTTATGAGTACAAGTCACCTCCACCAC CCGAAAAATCTCCACCACCACCTTACGAGTACAAGTCACCTCCACCACCCGAAAAATATCCTCCACCACCTTATGAGTACAAGTCTCCTCCACCGCCCGAAAAGTCTCCACCTCCGCCTTACTACTACGAGTCTCCTCCACCTCCTGAGAAATCACCACCACCCCCACCTTACTACTACAAGTCTCCCCCACCACCCGAAAAGTCTCCACCTCCACCATACTACTACAAGTCCCCCCCGCCACCTGAAAAATATCCATCCCCACATTACTACTACAAGTCTCCCCCACCACCATCTCCTTCACCACCTCCACCTTACTACTACAAGTCGCCTCCACCACCCGAGAAATCTCCGCCACCACCGTACTACTACAAGTCTCCCCCACCACCTGAAAAATCTCCACCCCCACCTTACTACTACAAGTCTCCTCCACCACCCGAGAAATCTCCGCCACCACCGTACTACTACAAGTCTCCCCCACCACCTGAAAACTCTCCACCCCCACCTTACTACTATAAGTCTCCTCCTCCCCCCGAAAAATCTCCACCACCACCTTACTACTATAAGTCTCCCCCACCACCCGAAAAGCATCTACCCCCACCTTACTACTATAAGTCTCCACCCCCACCCGAGAAATCTCCACCGCCACCTTACTACTACAAGTCTCCACCACCTCCCGTGAAATATCCTCCACCGCCCTACTACTATAAATCTCCACCACCACCTTCACCATATCCTCCACCACCATACTATTACAAgtctccaccaccaccatctcCTTTACCACATCCTCCATACTACTACAAATCTCCACCTCCCCCGGTTAAGTATCCACCACCTCCTTACTACTATAAGTCTCCTCCACCACCCACGCATTACGTCTCACCGCCGTACTACTACCATTCTCCGCCACCACCTGCGCCATACCCTCACCCTCATCCACATCCCCACACTTTTGTGGTGAAGGTTGTTGGAAAAGTATACTGTTTCAGATGTTACGACTGGGAGTATCCGGAGAAGTCACATGACAAGAAACATCTTAAAG GTGCTGTAGTTGAAGTGACATGCGAGGTTGGTGACAAGAAAATCAAGGCATATGGAAAGACGAAGATCAACGGCAAATACAGCATCACAGTCGAAGGTTTTGATTACGGCAAATATGGAGCCAAAGCATGCAAGGCCAAGCTCCATATGGCACCAAAGGGTTCACCATGCAATATTCCCACTGACTTGCACTGGGGTAAAAAGGGAGCCAAACTTAAAGTCAAGTCGAAGACTGATTATGAAGTTGTGCTCTACGCCAAGCCATTTGCTTATGCTCCTAAGACTCCTTATGAGGAATGTGAGAAGCACAAGCCTGAGCCTACCCCCGCTCCTTATTACTACAAGTCACCGCCTCCACCGCCACCAACTTACATTTATAAGtctcctccacctccaccatATTATTACAAGTCTCCACCACCTCCTGTGAAATACCCACCACCTTATTACTATAAATCTCCCCCACCTCCTGTAAAATACCCACCGTCGCCTTATTACTATAAGTCTCCGCCACCACCATCTCCATCACCATATTACTATAAGTCTCCACCGCCACCAACTTACTCTCCTCCCCCATACTATTATAAGTCTCCACCTCCACCAGTCTATTCCCATCCCCCACCGTACTACTACAAGTCTCCTCCACCACCAGTTTATTCACCACCACCATACTACTATAAATCCCCACCACCACCGGTCTACTCACCTCCACCACCATACTATTACAAGTCTCCTCCCCCACCTGTCTACTCACCTCCACCATACTACTACAAATCTCCACCACCTCCAGTCCACTCACCTCCACCACCATATTACTATAAATCTCCACCACCTCCTTCACCCTCACCACCACCACCCTATTATTACAAATCCCCTCCACCTCCAATAAAGTATCCGACACCACCTTACTATTATAAATCTCCACCACCACCGGTCTATTCTTCTCCTCCACCGTATTACTACAAGTCACCTCCACCACCTGTCCACTCACCACCACCGCCATACTACTATAAATCACCTCCACCACCAGTCCACTCTCCTCCACCACCTTACTACTATAAATCTCCGCCACCTCCATCGCCATCTCCTCCACCTCCATACTATTATAAATCACCTCCACCACCAGTCTATTCACCCCCACCACCATACTACTACAAGTCTCCACCACCACCTTCACCATCCCCTCCACCTCCCTACTATTACAAGTCACCACCACCGCCAGTCCACATACCTGCCCCATACTATTACAAATCACCTCCACCACCAGTCTACTCATCTCCACCGCCTTACTACTACAAGTCACCCCCTCCTCCCGTTTACTCACCTCCGCCACCTTACTACTACAAGTCACCACCCCCTCCAGTTTACTCGCCTCCGCCACCGTACTACTACAAGTCACCGCCCCCTCCAGTTTACTCGCCTCCGCCACCGTACTACTACAAGTCACCGCCCCCTCCAGTTTACTCGCCTCCGCCACCATACTACTACAAATCCCCGCCACCACCAGTCCACTCTCCTCCACCTCCATACTACTACAAATCCCCGCCACCTCCAGTCCACTCTCCTCCTCCACCCTACTACTACAAATCCCCGCCACCACCAGTCTACTCTCCTCCCCCGCCCTACTACTACAAATCCCCACCACCTCCGTCGCCATCTCCTCCACCCCCATACTATTACCACTCTCCTCCCCCTCCAGTCCACTCACCTCCACCACCATACTATTACAAGTCCCCACCACCTCCGTCACCATCTCCTCCACCTCCGTACTATTACCACTCTCCTCCCCCACCAGTCCACTCGCCTCCACCACCGTACTATTACAAATCCCCACCACCTCCATCACCATCCCCACCACCTCCATACTACTACCACTCTCCTCCCCCACCTGTGAAGTCACCTCCACCACCAGTTTACAATTATGCATCTCCACCACCACCCTACTAA